From the genome of Scytonema hofmannii PCC 7110, one region includes:
- a CDS encoding non-ribosomal peptide synthetase codes for MSDLLKRLETLSPEKRELVLQKLKKQQQSSQNDRRLTPLLTPVSREQPLLLSFAQQRLWFLDQLEGKNCVYNVPFFWQLRGFLNISALEQAIREIVQRHEVLRTTFSVVDGSPIQVIHAHLQLMVQVLDWRQLTGQDQLSKAQQLATEELQQPFDLSKPPLLRVKLLQLAERSHLLLLVIHHIVCDGWSMEIFRRELFALYTAFCSGEASPLPELSLQYADFAYWQRQWLQGEILQTQLNYWQKQLVAVPPLLELPTRPRPSVQSFRGRSIFLQLDRDLSQKLMHLSQESGTTLFMTLLGAFTLLLSRYSGQEDIVVGSAIANRNCREIETLIGFFVNTLALRTNLQGNPTFLELLNRVKQVTLNAYDHQDLPFEKLVDELGQERSLSHHPLFQVGFSLQNEQEQRLETHGLDVTLFQWENTTTFLDLLLTFRQTPQGLRGEWEYATDLFEAKTIRRMAEHFKILLQGIVDKPNQPIHSLPLLTDDERQQLQIWNQTQTDYPLERTLVDLFEAQVENNPHNLALVFESQSLTYQQLNQKANQLAHYLIQKHQIQPDTLIGICVERSVEMIIGVLGILKAGGAYVPIDPKYPQRRIQFMLEDSGTSVLLTQSFLLNKLLGANTEYPHKVICLDETTFAEESTKNPSPRSTPNNLAYLIYTSGSTGRPKGVTIEHRAVVNLSFACANTFQVQTQSRLLQFGSLSFDSSVAEIATAFVTGACLYLANEETLLPSQILVDFLTDRKITHSFFPSSVLSVLPQATLSDLRYLGVGGEPCSKELVTRWAQGRRFFNCYGPTEATVNAAIATLTTGNVLCQANITKPPIGQPLSNTRIYILDAYNQPLPIGIPGELCIAGVGLARGYLNRPETTKRKFLEVELFGKTERIYKTGDRARWLTDGNLEYLGRLDNQVKLRGFRIELGEIESLLLHCSSVREAVVILHEADNNSRLVAYITVIEKSVNLGDRLKDYLKTHLPNYMVPSQIMVLDKLPLTPNGKLDRRSLPAPDIATSTEEEMPVTPTEKLLAALWQTLLKTKSVSRQDNFFELGGHSLLATQLVARIRDIFGVELPVRKVFEQSILSELATEIDSRGAMPCARTTIAPQPENDSKVLSFAQSRLWFLAQLEGKGTSATYNMPMALQLEGNLNIEALRASFAYVLKRHASLRTYFPVVEGKPQVVVQNPEDIEVLEFVDLQELDLQTQAKTVQWLADNHAQEPFDLNTGPLFKAKLLQLQQQKYVLLVNMHHIISDGWSMGVFKREWQQAYLAFLRGEAPNWEELPIQYSDYAAWQRNWLQGNILESQENYWKQQLNGAPRLLDLPTDYPRPAQQSYQGGREEYRLSSELTLSLKRVSQKYEVSLFMTLLTAFSILLSRYSRQEDICVGTAIANRTHSHTEGLIGFFVNTLVLRSQVKPEQEFNKLLQQIRQTCLDAYAHQDIPFEYLVEQLQPERSLSHNPLFQVMMVLQNTESAGTNVNLPGLDIQYWEQSYPFAKFDLTVDLCERGDQLHCMWEYATDLFEAETIRRMAGHFEVLLEAICLQHAGATQNTQQQIIGQLPLMTIAEIQQLRRWNQTDTNYPQDQTLVTLFEQQVAKTPDNIAVVFEDCSLSYQELNQKANQLANYLLQFQKEQKLHNNLAIAICMERSLSMVIGLFGILKAGGAYVPIDPNYPQERIRFMLEDCGAQILLTHSQLKDKLGIEHWGLDIGDQQTLSQSPLPLIPRGGPEFPSPQFLILCLDKDNFANQSTENPSCHQPNDLAYIIYTSGSTGRPKGVQLLHRGLTNYLHWAKNFYAVAQGQGTAVQSSLSFDATITSLYLPLICGRTTALVREKQEIEVLADILEQNNHLSLIKITPSHLEILNQQLAPHMMQNRVNALVLGGEVLRINQITPWLTHAPETRLINEYGPTETVVGCCVYEATGKRDLVGNLLIGQPIANVRIYILDNQNQALPPGIPGELCIAGTPLARGYLNRPELTAEKFIELDLLGERERVYKTGDLARWLPDGNLEYLGRIDNQVKLRGFRIELGEIEALLAKHPKIGQAVVIVKGEDAIDRRLLAYIVPTPTDNDLENQSLQAEQVGLWQQVFNDSYSQQQASTDDPTLNLAGWNDSYTGKSIPQAAMQEWRDTIVGQILELEPKRVWEIGCGTGMLLFKIAPHCQHYLGTDFSSEALHHIEQHLKQLSFQDSHSRENPSSLTPYLQDRITLKHSAANQFDGIETNAHDLVIMNSVIQYFPSLDYFLEVLEGAVNAVTTQGTIFIGDVRNLHLQEAFQTSVEFERAPDDLSIKDLRLQIQKSIRTEGELLIDPDFFIALKQRIPRISQVQIQLQRGYALTEMSRFRYNATLYLDRADTPLEEPEWLDWQTEQLNLETIEKILTTQQPDLLGIKDIPNARLTSEMEMLEQIGQLDGTVLDLKAAVAQAKSGIEPEVFRTLVRDLPYTPFIQYSSPGFSCYDVVFQRNIPGQVTLPRFAIEKNLRLKPWQHYANQPLKYRTNPVDPALLVEWRDFLEKNLPDYMIPSHFTVLKQLPLTPNGKVDRKALPIADEAVLSTDIELPVTSTEKVLAQLWAKLLKYEAMSALGVGVARQDNFFNLGGHSLLATQLCARIRDSFKIELPLRKVFEYPTLSELANYLDTCIWVNSATTDMQPLNSDEEEIEL; via the coding sequence ATGAGCGATCTACTAAAACGTCTTGAAACTCTTTCGCCAGAAAAGCGAGAACTAGTCCTACAAAAACTGAAAAAGCAACAGCAATCTTCACAAAATGATCGCAGGTTAACTCCTCTACTTACACCCGTATCGCGGGAACAACCCCTTCTCCTCTCTTTTGCCCAACAAAGACTGTGGTTTCTCGACCAATTAGAAGGCAAAAATTGTGTCTACAATGTCCCGTTTTTTTGGCAACTTAGGGGATTTCTGAATATAAGTGCCTTAGAACAAGCTATTAGAGAAATTGTTCAGCGTCATGAAGTTTTACGCACGACTTTCTCAGTTGTCGATGGCTCGCCAATACAGGTAATTCACGCTCATCTTCAACTGATGGTACAGGTGCTAGACTGGCGACAATTGACCGGACAAGACCAGTTAAGCAAAGCGCAGCAATTAGCTACAGAAGAATTGCAACAGCCTTTTGATTTATCAAAGCCGCCTTTGTTGCGGGTAAAGTTGTTGCAACTGGCTGAGCGATCGCATCTGCTGTTGCTCGTGATTCATCATATCGTTTGTGATGGTTGGTCGATGGAGATATTCCGCCGTGAATTGTTCGCCCTTTATACTGCATTTTGCTCTGGCGAAGCGTCTCCCTTACCTGAATTATCGTTACAGTATGCTGATTTTGCCTATTGGCAAAGACAATGGTTACAGGGAGAGATCCTCCAAACTCAACTGAATTACTGGCAAAAACAACTGGTTGCTGTCCCTCCCCTGTTAGAATTACCCACACGACCTCGCCCTTCCGTTCAAAGTTTTAGGGGGCGTAGTATCTTCTTGCAACTCGATCGGGATTTATCGCAGAAGCTGATGCATTTGAGTCAGGAGTCGGGAACGACTCTGTTTATGACTTTACTGGGAGCATTTACGCTCTTACTATCACGTTATAGCGGACAAGAGGATATTGTCGTTGGTTCTGCGATCGCCAATCGCAACTGTCGGGAAATTGAAACACTGATTGGCTTTTTTGTCAATACTCTAGCTTTGCGTACTAACCTCCAAGGGAATCCAACTTTCTTAGAGTTACTCAATCGGGTGAAGCAAGTTACCCTGAATGCTTATGACCATCAAGACTTACCTTTTGAGAAACTCGTTGATGAACTGGGTCAGGAGCGATCTCTGTCCCATCATCCCCTGTTCCAAGTAGGTTTTAGCTTGCAAAATGAACAAGAGCAAAGATTGGAAACTCATGGATTGGATGTTACTCTTTTTCAGTGGGAAAATACAACAACTTTTTTGGATTTATTACTGACGTTTCGACAAACGCCTCAGGGATTGAGAGGAGAATGGGAATATGCAACAGATTTGTTTGAAGCTAAAACCATTAGGCGCATGGCGGAACATTTTAAAATTCTGCTTCAAGGAATTGTTGATAAGCCAAACCAACCGATTCATTCTTTACCGTTGCTGACAGACGATGAACGTCAGCAACTGCAAATTTGGAATCAAACTCAAACTGATTATCCTCTCGAACGAACTTTGGTTGACCTGTTTGAAGCTCAAGTTGAAAACAATCCTCATAACCTTGCGTTGGTGTTTGAATCCCAAAGTCTGACTTACCAGCAACTGAATCAAAAAGCAAACCAATTAGCGCACTATCTCATTCAAAAGCACCAAATTCAACCAGACACTTTAATTGGTATATGTGTTGAACGATCTGTGGAGATGATTATTGGTGTACTCGGTATCCTTAAAGCCGGTGGGGCTTATGTACCGATTGACCCCAAATATCCCCAGCGACGGATTCAGTTCATGTTGGAAGATTCTGGGACATCGGTGTTGCTGACCCAAAGTTTTCTACTCAACAAATTACTTGGTGCGAACACTGAATACCCACATAAAGTTATTTGTTTGGATGAGACAACTTTTGCTGAAGAATCAACTAAGAATCCCAGTCCAAGAAGCACACCCAATAATTTAGCCTACCTTATCTACACCTCTGGTTCGACGGGAAGACCAAAGGGAGTCACGATTGAGCATCGAGCAGTTGTCAATCTCAGCTTCGCGTGCGCTAACACTTTTCAAGTTCAAACCCAAAGCCGTTTGCTTCAGTTTGGTTCTTTAAGTTTCGATTCATCTGTAGCAGAAATTGCAACGGCTTTTGTCACTGGTGCTTGCTTGTATCTTGCCAATGAAGAAACTTTGTTACCCAGTCAAATTCTAGTTGACTTCTTAACCGATCGCAAAATTACCCACAGCTTTTTTCCTTCTTCAGTCTTATCTGTTTTACCTCAAGCCACCTTAAGTGATTTGCGATACTTGGGTGTTGGTGGTGAGCCTTGCTCAAAAGAATTAGTGACTCGGTGGGCGCAGGGACGGCGTTTCTTCAATTGTTACGGACCGACGGAAGCGACGGTGAATGCGGCGATCGCTACACTTACCACAGGCAACGTGCTTTGTCAAGCTAACATCACAAAACCACCCATTGGTCAACCTTTGTCTAACACCCGCATCTATATTTTAGATGCATACAATCAACCATTACCCATTGGAATACCTGGGGAATTATGCATTGCTGGTGTTGGTTTAGCAAGGGGCTATCTCAACCGTCCTGAAACTACCAAGAGAAAATTTCTTGAAGTTGAGTTATTCGGCAAAACCGAACGAATTTACAAAACTGGCGATCGGGCAAGATGGTTAACTGATGGTAACTTAGAATATCTAGGACGACTTGATAACCAAGTAAAACTGCGGGGCTTCCGCATCGAATTGGGTGAAATTGAATCGTTATTATTGCATTGTTCGTCAGTTAGAGAAGCTGTCGTAATTTTACATGAAGCAGATAATAATTCTAGGCTAGTGGCATATATTACGGTGATAGAAAAATCTGTTAATTTAGGGGATCGACTCAAGGACTACCTCAAAACTCACCTGCCAAATTATATGGTTCCCAGCCAGATTATGGTATTGGATAAGTTACCCCTTACCCCTAACGGTAAATTAGATCGGCGATCGCTACCAGCACCAGATATAGCCACTTCCACTGAGGAAGAAATGCCAGTCACTCCAACAGAAAAACTACTGGCTGCGTTATGGCAAACTCTCTTAAAAACTAAGTCTGTTAGTCGTCAAGATAACTTTTTTGAACTGGGCGGACATTCTCTATTAGCAACCCAATTAGTTGCCCGTATTCGTGACATTTTTGGGGTAGAATTACCTGTCCGTAAGGTATTTGAGCAGAGTATTTTGTCTGAGTTGGCAACAGAAATTGACAGTAGGGGCGCAATGCCTTGCGCCCGAACCACCATCGCACCACAGCCGGAAAACGACTCTAAAGTTTTGTCCTTTGCTCAATCAAGACTCTGGTTTTTAGCCCAGCTTGAAGGGAAAGGAACCTCGGCTACCTACAATATGCCAATGGCTCTGCAACTTGAGGGCAATTTAAATATAGAAGCGTTGCGTGCAAGTTTTGCCTATGTGCTCAAACGCCATGCTAGTTTACGGACATATTTTCCGGTCGTAGAAGGAAAACCTCAAGTCGTCGTCCAAAATCCAGAGGATATAGAAGTGCTAGAGTTCGTAGACTTGCAGGAACTCGATCTCCAGACTCAAGCAAAAACGGTACAATGGTTAGCCGATAATCATGCCCAAGAACCCTTTGACTTAAATACTGGTCCCCTCTTCAAAGCAAAACTGCTGCAACTTCAACAGCAAAAATATGTGTTGCTTGTTAATATGCACCACATTATCAGCGATGGATGGTCAATGGGTGTATTCAAGCGGGAATGGCAACAAGCTTATCTTGCTTTCCTTCGAGGTGAAGCTCCGAATTGGGAAGAGTTACCGATTCAATATAGCGATTATGCAGCTTGGCAGCGCAACTGGTTGCAAGGAAATATTTTAGAAAGTCAAGAAAATTACTGGAAACAACAACTAAATGGCGCTCCTCGATTGCTAGATTTGCCGACTGACTATCCCCGTCCAGCGCAACAAAGTTACCAAGGTGGACGCGAGGAATATCGTTTGAGCAGTGAACTGACTTTATCACTCAAAAGAGTCAGTCAAAAATACGAGGTGAGTTTGTTTATGACCCTGTTGACGGCTTTTAGTATTTTACTATCTCGTTACAGCCGTCAAGAAGACATATGTGTCGGTACTGCGATCGCTAACCGCACCCATAGCCATACAGAAGGGTTAATCGGCTTTTTTGTCAATACTTTGGTATTGCGGAGTCAAGTCAAGCCAGAGCAAGAATTTAACAAGTTACTCCAACAAATCCGTCAAACTTGCTTAGATGCGTATGCTCATCAAGATATTCCCTTTGAATATTTGGTAGAACAGTTACAACCAGAACGCAGCCTGAGTCACAACCCCTTATTTCAAGTCATGATGGTGTTGCAAAACACGGAAAGTGCGGGGACGAATGTTAATTTACCAGGGCTGGATATTCAATACTGGGAGCAAAGTTATCCATTTGCTAAGTTTGATTTGACAGTGGATCTTTGCGAAAGGGGCGACCAATTGCATTGTATGTGGGAATATGCCACCGATTTATTTGAGGCTGAAACCATTAGGCGCATGGCAGGACACTTTGAAGTTTTGCTCGAAGCGATATGCCTACAGCACGCTGGCGCGACCCAAAATACCCAACAGCAGATTATTGGTCAGCTCCCCTTGATGACAATAGCAGAAATCCAGCAACTGCGCCGGTGGAATCAAACCGATACCAATTACCCCCAAGACCAAACACTGGTGACTCTGTTTGAACAACAGGTAGCAAAAACACCTGATAATATTGCAGTTGTATTTGAAGATTGCAGCTTAAGTTATCAAGAACTCAACCAAAAAGCAAATCAATTGGCTAATTATTTGTTGCAATTTCAAAAAGAGCAAAAATTGCATAACAATCTAGCGATCGCGATCTGTATGGAGCGATCTCTGTCTATGGTTATTGGCTTATTTGGTATCCTCAAAGCAGGTGGGGCTTATGTGCCAATTGACCCCAACTACCCACAAGAGCGGATTCGTTTTATGCTCGAAGACTGTGGAGCACAGATTTTGCTCACTCACAGTCAACTCAAAGATAAACTGGGGATTGAGCATTGGGGATTGGACATTGGGGATCAACAAACTCTTTCCCAGTCCCCATTACCCCTTATCCCCAGAGGGGGCCCCGAGTTCCCCAGTCCCCAATTTTTAATCCTGTGTTTAGATAAGGATAACTTTGCCAACCAATCGACAGAAAACCCAAGTTGCCATCAACCTAATGATTTAGCTTATATCATTTACACATCAGGCTCTACTGGGCGACCTAAAGGCGTACAATTGCTACACCGTGGTTTAACTAACTATTTACACTGGGCAAAAAACTTTTATGCAGTAGCGCAAGGGCAAGGGACAGCCGTGCAGTCTTCCCTTAGCTTTGATGCAACGATTACCTCCCTGTATCTACCTCTAATTTGTGGGCGTACCACTGCTTTGGTCAGAGAAAAACAAGAGATTGAAGTCCTAGCAGATATTCTTGAACAAAATAACCATCTCTCCCTAATCAAAATTACGCCTTCGCATCTAGAGATACTCAATCAGCAACTCGCACCGCATATGATGCAGAATCGAGTTAATGCTTTGGTTTTAGGCGGTGAGGTATTACGTATTAACCAGATAACTCCGTGGCTAACTCATGCCCCTGAGACTCGGTTGATTAACGAATATGGACCCACAGAAACAGTTGTGGGGTGTTGTGTCTACGAAGCAACTGGAAAAAGGGATCTGGTTGGCAATCTATTGATAGGACAACCAATTGCCAATGTGCGTATCTACATCTTAGACAATCAAAACCAAGCCCTCCCTCCTGGTATTCCTGGGGAGCTTTGTATTGCGGGTACCCCTTTAGCCCGTGGTTATCTCAACCGTCCTGAACTCACAGCAGAAAAATTCATCGAACTCGACTTGCTTGGCGAACGAGAACGAGTTTACAAAACCGGAGATTTAGCCAGATGGTTGCCCGACGGTAACTTAGAATACCTGGGGCGGATAGACAATCAAGTAAAACTGCGCGGTTTTCGCATAGAATTGGGCGAAATTGAAGCCTTGTTAGCCAAACACCCTAAAATTGGGCAAGCAGTTGTCATTGTAAAAGGAGAAGATGCAATTGATCGGCGCTTGCTAGCTTATATTGTACCTACGCCAACAGATAACGACCTTGAAAATCAAAGTCTTCAAGCTGAACAGGTTGGACTATGGCAGCAAGTTTTCAATGATAGCTACTCTCAACAACAAGCCTCAACCGATGACCCAACCCTCAATTTAGCAGGTTGGAATGATAGCTACACAGGAAAATCCATTCCCCAAGCAGCGATGCAAGAATGGCGAGATACAATAGTTGGTCAAATTTTAGAACTTGAACCGAAACGGGTTTGGGAAATTGGTTGCGGGACAGGGATGTTATTGTTTAAAATTGCGCCTCATTGTCAGCATTATCTGGGTACAGATTTTTCGTCTGAAGCATTGCATCACATCGAACAACATCTCAAACAACTATCCTTTCAAGACAGCCATTCACGGGAAAATCCCTCTTCCCTTACCCCCTATCTTCAAGACAGAATTACCTTAAAACACAGTGCAGCTAACCAGTTTGACGGTATAGAGACAAATGCTCATGACTTAGTTATCATGAATTCTGTCATTCAGTATTTTCCCTCCTTGGATTACTTTTTGGAAGTTTTGGAGGGGGCTGTTAACGCTGTGACGACTCAGGGAACCATCTTTATTGGGGATGTGCGTAATCTCCATCTACAGGAAGCTTTCCAGACGTCAGTTGAGTTTGAGCGCGCCCCCGATGACTTATCAATCAAGGATTTGCGTCTGCAGATTCAAAAAAGCATTCGCACCGAAGGTGAATTACTGATTGACCCCGATTTCTTTATTGCCCTCAAACAAAGAATTCCTCGGATTAGTCAAGTGCAAATTCAATTGCAACGGGGTTATGCTCTGACGGAGATGAGCCGTTTTCGTTATAATGCCACTCTCTATTTGGATCGAGCCGACACACCTTTGGAGGAACCGGAATGGTTAGATTGGCAAACCGAACAACTGAATCTGGAAACTATCGAGAAAATTTTAACGACTCAGCAACCGGATTTGCTAGGCATTAAAGATATCCCCAATGCGCGTCTAACCTCAGAAATGGAGATGTTAGAACAAATCGGTCAATTAGATGGTACTGTTTTAGATTTAAAAGCAGCAGTTGCACAAGCCAAATCAGGGATAGAACCCGAAGTGTTCAGAACTTTGGTGCGAGATTTGCCTTATACGCCTTTTATACAATATAGCTCTCCAGGGTTTTCCTGTTACGATGTTGTTTTTCAAAGGAATATCCCCGGACAGGTGACACTACCACGATTTGCGATCGAGAAAAATTTACGGCTGAAACCTTGGCAACATTACGCAAATCAACCATTAAAATATCGTACCAATCCAGTCGATCCAGCATTATTGGTTGAATGGCGAGACTTTCTGGAAAAAAATCTCCCCGATTATATGATTCCCAGTCATTTCACTGTCTTAAAACAACTGCCACTGACACCAAATGGAAAAGTAGACCGCAAAGCTTTACCTATAGCAGATGAAGCAGTTTTATCAACAGACATTGAATTGCCCGTAACATCGACAGAAAAAGTGCTGGCTCAATTATGGGCGAAGTTGCTGAAATATGAAGCGATGTCTGCGTTAGGTGTAGGCGTAGCCCGCCAGGATAACTTCTTTAACTTAGGAGGACATTCCCTATTAGCGACCCAACTGTGCGCCCGTATCCGGGACAGCTTCAAAATAGAACTGCCACTGCGTAAAGTCTTTGAGTACCCCACTCTCAGTGAATTGGCGAATTATCTCGATACCTGCATTTGGGTTAATTCCGCCACTACAGATATGCAACCTTTAAACTCAGACGAAGAGGAAATTGAACTATGA
- a CDS encoding amino acid adenylation domain-containing protein, with amino-acid sequence MTNTNLLMKNIEDLYELSPMQQGMLFHTLYAPESELYFEQLICTLSGKLNFPAFQQAWQWVVVRHPVLRSSFYWEEIEKPLQMVSKQVELPWVKLDWRHLMLNEQQQHLADFLKSDCQKGFSLHVAPLMRFTIIQLKEQTYQFIWSHHHILFDGWSMQIVLKEVLAFYEANYRGEHLHLLPARPYREYIDWLQQQDITQAKNFWQQALQGFEAPTPLGGNRGQGTYDEKPFQLSQTVTNKLQFLARQHHLTLNNLVQGAWAVLLSRYSGESDVVFGATVSGRSSNLAGVDSMVGLLINTIPIRVQVTAKTELLLWLKHLQTQALEQEQYAYYSLAEIQRLSDLPPGISLFESLLVFENYPLDSTEKENEKTLEISHLRCFERTNYPLTVVVNPGAQLSGRIIYDTSCFKEQTIARVIGHFQTLLEGFATNLQQDISQLSLLNSAEEKQLILLENYQNIDSIHYKCIQTLFEEQVEKTPNAVAIVYEKQNLTYRELNNRANQLAHYLQALGVQPEVRVGICVARSLLMVIGILAILKAGGVYVPLDPAYPSERLAFMLKDAQAPILLTQTHLRDRLPIQNQTVVNLDSDWEIIAQYKEDNLSSDVNPENLAYIIYTSGSTGTPKGTEVPHRSFIGFMFGVDYIHLDANLIWLQHSSISWDALTLELWSPLLYGGRCVLYPERIPTPEGLSQIIQEQGINTLFLTTALFNLAIDTIPEGLSGVKQLLFGGESVSIPHVRRALELLLETQIIHAYGPSECTVFTSCYPLPKQLAQNVRSIPIGKPIGDRKVYLLDKDLHRVPLEIPGELYVGGASVARGYLNQPTLTRERFIPNPFVEGDTLYKTGDLIRRLPDGNLEFLGRIDTQVKLRGFRIELEEIEAVLIQHPDIKQVLVIVREDEPGNKCLVAYFLSKENASIVRAQSLAPLLRQFLKNKLPDYMIPTAFVFVEEFPLTPNGKINRLALPAPDASQRNLEIDFVAPRTAIEQQLATIWAEVLRLKQVGIYEKFFELGGHSLLATQVVSRLREAFSLDFSLRYLFENPTIAELAQKVTAQQFEQAENDALAQILGEVDGLSEEEVMQQLRF; translated from the coding sequence GTGACCAATACCAATCTCCTTATGAAAAATATTGAAGACCTTTATGAACTTTCGCCGATGCAACAGGGTATGCTCTTTCATACTCTTTATGCACCAGAATCGGAACTTTATTTCGAGCAGTTGATTTGTACCCTGTCTGGTAAATTGAATTTTCCTGCATTTCAGCAAGCTTGGCAATGGGTTGTTGTGCGACACCCAGTTTTGCGGAGTTCTTTTTATTGGGAAGAGATAGAAAAGCCTTTGCAAATGGTGAGCAAGCAAGTGGAACTTCCTTGGGTGAAACTAGATTGGCGTCATTTAATGCTCAACGAACAACAACAGCATCTAGCGGATTTTCTCAAGAGCGATTGCCAAAAAGGATTTTCCCTTCATGTTGCTCCCCTGATGCGCTTCACCATTATCCAGCTAAAGGAACAAACTTACCAATTTATTTGGAGTCATCATCATATTCTCTTTGATGGTTGGTCGATGCAGATTGTCTTGAAAGAAGTTTTAGCTTTCTATGAAGCTAATTATCGAGGCGAACATTTACATTTGCTTCCTGCTCGTCCCTATCGAGAGTATATTGATTGGTTACAGCAACAAGATATTACTCAGGCAAAGAACTTTTGGCAACAAGCTCTCCAGGGGTTTGAGGCTCCTACCCCTTTAGGAGGAAACAGAGGACAGGGGACTTACGATGAAAAACCTTTCCAATTATCTCAAACGGTAACTAACAAGCTGCAATTTTTAGCGCGACAGCATCACTTAACCTTGAATAATTTGGTGCAAGGAGCATGGGCGGTGCTCCTTTCCCGTTACAGTGGGGAAAGCGATGTGGTCTTTGGTGCAACTGTATCGGGTCGCTCATCAAATTTGGCGGGAGTAGATTCAATGGTTGGGCTATTAATTAACACCATCCCCATACGAGTACAAGTTACAGCTAAGACAGAACTATTACTCTGGCTCAAGCATTTACAAACCCAAGCACTCGAGCAGGAACAATATGCTTACTACTCTCTAGCGGAAATTCAACGCCTAAGCGATCTTCCGCCAGGAATTTCATTGTTTGAGAGCCTTTTAGTTTTTGAGAATTATCCGCTTGACTCTACCGAAAAAGAAAACGAAAAAACTTTAGAAATTAGTCATCTTCGTTGTTTTGAACGCACAAATTATCCTCTAACAGTAGTGGTTAATCCTGGAGCGCAATTGTCTGGCAGGATTATCTATGATACCAGTTGCTTCAAGGAACAGACAATTGCCCGTGTGATCGGACATTTCCAAACGTTGCTAGAAGGATTTGCAACCAATTTACAACAAGATATTTCCCAATTATCTCTGCTGAATTCCGCCGAAGAAAAACAATTGATTCTGTTAGAAAATTATCAAAATATAGATTCTATTCATTATAAATGTATTCAGACTTTATTTGAAGAACAGGTAGAAAAAACTCCCAACGCAGTTGCCATTGTATATGAAAAGCAGAACTTAACCTATCGGGAGTTGAATAACCGCGCCAATCAATTAGCTCATTACCTACAAGCACTAGGAGTTCAACCCGAAGTACGGGTGGGAATTTGTGTTGCTCGCTCGCTTTTAATGGTAATAGGAATACTCGCTATTCTCAAAGCAGGTGGAGTTTATGTTCCTTTAGATCCCGCTTATCCTTCAGAAAGACTGGCGTTTATGTTAAAAGATGCACAAGCACCCATCTTACTCACACAAACTCATTTGCGTGATCGCCTTCCCATCCAAAATCAAACTGTGGTGAATCTTGATTCAGATTGGGAAATAATTGCACAATACAAAGAAGACAATTTATCTAGTGACGTTAATCCAGAAAATTTAGCTTATATTATTTATACTTCTGGTTCAACGGGAACACCAAAAGGAACAGAAGTTCCCCATCGTAGCTTTATTGGTTTTATGTTTGGGGTTGATTACATTCATCTTGATGCAAATTTAATTTGGCTACAACATTCATCCATTTCTTGGGATGCGCTCACCCTAGAACTTTGGTCGCCCTTGCTTTACGGGGGGCGTTGCGTGCTTTACCCAGAGAGAATTCCCACACCAGAGGGCTTAAGCCAAATTATTCAAGAACAAGGAATTAACACCTTGTTTCTGACTACGGCTTTATTCAATCTCGCGATCGATACAATACCCGAAGGTTTGTCAGGAGTTAAACAACTGCTCTTTGGGGGAGAATCCGTTTCCATACCTCATGTTCGTCGCGCCTTAGAACTATTGCTTGAAACCCAAATTATTCATGCTTATGGTCCTTCGGAATGTACAGTTTTTACCTCTTGTTACCCGCTTCCCAAACAACTTGCTCAAAATGTCCGTTCAATTCCTATTGGAAAACCCATTGGTGACCGGAAAGTTTACCTTCTAGATAAAGATTTACACAGGGTTCCTCTTGAAATTCCTGGAGAACTCTATGTGGGTGGGGCGAGTGTTGCTAGAGGTTACTTAAATCAACCAACATTAACCCGTGAAAGATTTATTCCTAATCCTTTTGTTGAGGGTGATACGCTTTACAAAACTGGGGATTTAATCCGCCGTCTCCCTGATGGGAATTTGGAATTTCTAGGTCGAATTGATACACAAGTTAAACTTCGGGGTTTTCGCATCGAATTAGAAGAAATTGAAGCGGTTTTAATTCAACATCCAGATATAAAGCAAGTCTTGGTTATTGTACGGGAAGACGAACCTGGGAATAAGTGCTTAGTTGCTTATTTCTTGAGTAAGGAGAACGCATCAATTGTGAGGGCGCAAAGCCTTGCGCCCCTACTGCGACAATTCCTTAAGAACAAGCTACCTGACTACATGATTCCCACGGCTTTCGTGTTTGTTGAGGAATTCCCTCTAACGCCTAATGGTAAGATAAATCGCCTTGCTTTACCTGCTCCAGATGCTTCTCAAAGAAATCTAGAAATTGATTTTGTTGCTCCTCGCACCGCCATTGAACAACAATTAGCTACAATTTGGGCTGAGGTTCTGCGATTAAAACAGGTTGGAATTTACGAGAAATTTTTCGAGTTGGGGGGACATTCTTTATTGGCGACTCAAGTTGTTTCTCGATTAAGAGAAGCTTTTTCTCTTGATTTTTCTTTGCGTTATTTGTTTGAAAATCCAACCATTGCTGAACTTGCCCAAAAAGTGACTGCTCAACAATTTGAGCAAGCAGAAAATGATGCCTTAGCACAGATTTTAGGGGAAGTCGATGGGTTATCAGAGGAGGAAGTAATGCAGCAATTACGTTTTTAA